Genomic window (Proteobacteria bacterium CG1_02_64_396):
GGGCGATCCAACGTGCCCCCCGCAGGGTTCGGTACGGCAATGTGTCCGACAAAATCAGCGATAGTGCGGTTTGTAATCGAAGCGATGATCGGCCTCGACATAACGCAGGGTCTGCGACTGGGAACGCATCACCACCGAGAAGGTGGTGGCGCCTCCATGATGGAAACGAACCCCCTTGAGCATGTTGCCATCGGTCACCCCGGTGGCGGCGAACATCACCTGCCCCTTGGCCAGCTCGTCCCGATCGTACTTCTTGTTCAGGTCGGTCACCCCCATCTTCAGGGCGCGGGCCTTTTCTTCTTCGTTGCGGAAGTTCAGCCGCCCCTGAAAACCGCCGCCCAGACACTTGAGTGCGGCTGCGGTAATCACCCCCTCGGGGGCGCCGCCGGTGCCGATCATCAGATCGACGCCGGAGTTCGGCATGGCGGTGGCGATACCACCCGCCACGTCGCCATCTTGAATCAGCTTAATGCGGGCGCCCGCCTTACGGACCGCGTCGATGATCGCTTGATGGCGGGGACGGTTGAGGATGCAGACGGTGACATCTTCGACATACATCCCCTTGGCCTCGGCCACCCGCTGCACGTTCTCTTCGGGGGAGAGATCGAGATCGATCACCCCAGCCGCCTCGGGGCCGGTGGCGATTTTATCCATGTAGGTGTCGGGGGCGTGGAGGAAATGCCCCCCTTGGGCCGCCGCGATCACCGCCAGGGCGTTCTCGCCGCCGGTGGCGCAGATGGTGGTCCCTTCAAGGGGATCGAGGGCGATGTCGACCTTGGGGCCGGAGCCCAAACCGACGTTTTCGCCGATGTAGAGCATGGGAGCCTCGTCCCGCTCCCCTTCGCCGATCACCACGGTACCGTCGAAGTTGATCGAGTTCAGCGCCCGGCGCATGGCATCAACCGCCGCCTGATCGGCCGCCTTCTCGTCGCCGCGCCCCATCAAACGGGCCGCCGACAGCGCCGCCGCCTCGGTGACTCGAACCAATTCCAGTGCCAGGTTGCGATCCATAAAGAACCCCCTCTTGCCCTTCGTAAATACCGCTCATGAAAATGAATTTTCGAAATATCGTGGCCCGATGTTACCACAGCGTGGCAAGCGCCGGGACGGGTGCCGATAAAATCGCCCCGATTTCTCGGCGATTGAACCACGCCAGCAGGGGATTGCGCCCCTGTACCGTCAAAACGGTGCTGCCTTGCTTCCCCCCCGCCAGCACCACCCGGTCACCCGCACGAAGCTGCGGAAGAATGAGGGTTTGCAACTGACCCACCGCCGTAAGCAAGTCGGCGCTGTCCCGTTCGGCCAAGGGTCGGAGCAGCTCGCCGAACCACAACAGCTGCGGCCCCTGATCCTGCTGGATCGCCCCCTGCCCGATGTACCAGGGGCGCCGCGCCGGATCGCTCGACCAACCCAGCTGCCACGAAGGTTTGACCTCTTGTCCGCCGACATCGCCCCAGGGCCACAGGGTATTGACCCCCTCCCCCAGCGGCCAGGGGTGTTGCTTGATGAGCATCTGCAAATCGTTGAGTAGCCGCATTACCCGGCCCGCATCGCCCCCCTGGGGGCGGAAGGGGGCGACATCCTCACCCCATATTGCCGACGGGTCGCTTAAGACAACCTCAAGCGGACGTTCGGGGATGGCGATCAGTCGCCCCGCCACCACCGTGAGCTGCCAAAAGGGGTCGATCCACTCGGCGATCCGCTCGACCCAGCCCCGCACAGGCTCAAGTCCCTGCGCCACCGCCCCCTCGAATACCGGAAGCAGGCGGATGTGGTTTTGCCGCATCAAAAAGTGACAGGGTTCCAGCAACAACCCCGGACCCTCGATCAGCAGTCGCAGCGGCGAAACCGACCCCAACAATGCCCGATCCAAGGTCGCGGCCGCCAGTCGCCCCACCGAGGCCCGTTGCAGCATTGGCCTCCAGGCCAGCGCCTGTTCAGAGTCGGCCTCTAGGGGGGTGACTCCGCCCAGATCGCGGGCCGCCCCTTCGAGCCAGAAGATGCGACCCTGGGCCACCTTACAGCCCGATGGCTTTGAGGACCGCCCCCTCCTCGGCATCGACGGTCACCGGCTTGCCCCCTTGGGAGATCGCGGTGTCGGGGTCTTTCAAACCGTTGCCGGTCAGGGTGCAGACGATCTTGCTTCCTTCACGAATCTTGCCCGCCTGAATCATCTTCATCACCCCGGCGACCGATGCGGCCGAGGCGGGCTCGCAAAAGACCCCCTCATTGCGCGCCAGCAGACCATAGGCTTCGAGGATTTCATCGTCGGTCACCGCGTCGATCACCCCCCCCGACTCGTCGCGGGCGGCAATGGCTTTATCCCAAGAGGCGGGCTTGCCGATGCGGATCGCGGTGGCGATGGTTTCGGGGTTGTCGATGGGATGGCCCACCACGAAGGGGGCGGCGCCAGCGGCTTGAAAACCCAGCATGCTGGGGCGACGGTTGGTAATCCCTTCGTTCATGTACTCGGTGTAACCCATCCAGTAGGCCGAGATGTTCCCGGCGTTGCCGACCGGCAGAGCATGGTAGTCGGGGACAAAGCCGAGCTCGTCGACCACCTCGAAGGCGGCGCTCTTCTGCCCCTGCAAGCGGTCGGGGTTCACTGAGTTGACCAGGGCAATGGGGGAGGACTCGGAAATCTTGCGCACAATGGTCAGTGCCTGGTCGAAGTTGCCCCGCACCTGAATGATCCGGGCGCCGTAGAGCATCGCTTGCGACAACTTGCCCAGGGCGATCTTTCCCTCGGGAATCAGCACGAAGGCGTCGATGCCGCAGTTGGCTGCGTAGGCGGCAGCCGAGGCCGAGGTGTTCCCGGTCGAGGCGCAGATGATCGCCTTGGCGCCGTCGTTGTAGGCACGGGTCACCGCCATGGTCATCCCCCGGTCCTTGAACGAACCGGTGGGGTTGAGCCCCTCGAACTTGAGGTAGACGGTGATCCCCCGCTCGGTGGCGCCGATCACCTTGGCCAGCCGGTAGGCTTCGTGTAGGGGGGTCGCACCCTCGTACAGGGTGATGATCGCCTCGCCCTCGGAGATGGGCATGAAGCGGCGGTAGCGGTCGATGAGGCCGTTGTATTGCATGGGGTGATCCTATGAAGGTACCGGACAAGCCCGGTGGGGTAAGTCTTTGGCAAACGCCGATTGAATTGCGCTTCCGAGCGACCCAGGGATGGATCGCCAAAATCAGGAACGTCAGTGACTGATTTTGAAAGCGAAGCAAAAACGACGCTTTTTGCGTAGCGCGCTGATTAAAGGCAGGAGCCTTCAATCAGCGTTTCCTTAGTTTTCTTCGATCCGCATCCAGGTCAGATCGGCGCCGACAAACGGCTGGGCCCGAATTTCATCCAGCGCCTTGATGAAGGCGGCCTCGCGGGTACGGTGCACGGTCAAAATCAGGGGAACCGCTTCGCAGGCTTCGGCCCGCCCATACTGGCGTACCGCCTCGATGGAGACCCCCTGATCGGCCAGAAGGCGGGTCAGGGTGGCGAGCACACCGGGGCGGTCGGCCACACTCAGGCGCAGATAGTAGCCGCATTCGATCTCACCCTGGGAGCGGATCGGCCGTTCGCGCAGCACGCCGGGCTGAACCCCCAACGGGGCGACCTGGCGACCACAGGCGATGTCGATCAGATCGGCCACCACCGCCGAGGCGGTGGGAAGCTCTCCGGCGCCCCGCCCGTAATACATGGTGCGGTCGGCATATTGGGCGTCGACCAGCACCGCGTTAAAAACCCCCTCGACCTGAGCCAAGGGATTGCTGGCAGGCAACAGGGTCGGATGAACTCGAAGCTCCACCGCATCGCCCGCCTGCTTGGCGATGCCGAGCAACTTAACCCGGTAGCCGAGCTCCTCGGCATAGGCGACATCCTGCCCGGTGATCTTGGTGATGCCCTCGACGCTGACTTGGTCGAAATGGATCGGGGTACCGAAGGCGATGGCACCAAGAATCGCCAGCTTGTGGGCGGCGTCGATCCCCTCAATGTCGAAGGCGGGGTCGGCCTCGGCGTAGCCCAGCTTTTGGGCGTCGGCGAGCACCTCTTCAAAGGGCAGACCCTCGTCGCGCATCCGGCTCAAAATGTAGTTGCAGGTGCCGTTAATGATGCCGTAGAGCGCCCGAATCGGATTGGCGGCCAACCCCTCGCGCAACACCTTGACGATGGGGATCGTCCCTGCCACCGATGCCTCGAAAGCCAGGGTCACCCCATGGGAGTCGGCCACAGGGAAGAGCTCCATGCCATGTTTGGCGATCAGCGCCTTGTTGGCGGTCACCACATGTTTGCCCGCCTGCAACGCCTCAAGCACAAAGGTGCGGGCCGGCTCGTAACCGCCGATCAGCTCGACCACCACGTCGATCTCGGGGTCGTTGATGATGCTGCGGGCATCGTTGGTCAGTCGGATGTCCGAGGTGTCGACCCCCCGGTCGCGGGTCAGGTCGAGATCGCCAATGGCGGTCACCACCAGCTCGACCCCGCTGCGCTGGGCGATCAGATCGCGTTGCTCGGCCAGAATCTTCACCACCCCGGTGCCGATGGTGCCGAAACCCAAAACCCCGATGTTCAAACGTTTCATGAAGCCTTTCCCCATCCCGCCTAGCCTTTGGCGAGGAATTTTTTGATGCCCCGGATCGCCTGCCGGGTGCGGTGTTCGTTCTCGATCATGGCGATGCGGACGTATTCGTCGCCCAGATTGCCGAAACCAACCCCCGGCGCCACCGCCACATGGGCCTCTTGCAGCAATTGCTTGGTGAATTCCAGCGAACCCAGATGGCGGAACTGCTCGGGCAGCCGCGCCCAAACAAACATCGAGGCCTTGGGCCAATCGATGGGCCACCCGGCCCGCTCCAGCCCTTCGCACAGCACCTTGCGCCGCTCCACGTAGACCTGCCGAATCGACTCGACCACCGACTCATCCGAATCAAGTGCCACCGCCGCCGCCACCTGGATCGGGGTGAACATGCCGTAATCGAGATACGATTTCAGGCGGGTCAGGGCATGGACCAACCGCTCGTTGCCGAGCATGAACCCAACCCGCCACCCGGCCATGTTGTAGGCCTTCGACATGGTATAGAACTCGACCCCGACATCTTTGGCCCCCTTGACCTGTAAAAACGAGGGGGTCTTGTAGCCGTCGAAGGTGATGTCGGCGTAGGCCATGTCGTGCACAACAATGATCTTGTGCTCTTTGGCAAAATCGACCACCCGCTCGAAGAAAGGGAGCTCGACGCAAGCGGCGGTCGGATTGTGGGGGAAGTTGAGCACCAGCATTTTGGGACGCGGCCATGAATCGCGCACCGCCTGCTCCAACCCCTCGAAGAAGGCGTCGGAATCGTTGGGAATCATCGGCACATGGCGCACATCGGCCCCAGCAATCACCGCCCCATAGGTATGAATGGGGTAGGTGGGATTGGGGACCAACACCGAATCACCCGGCCCCAGGGTCGCCAGCATGAAGTGGGAGAGCCCCTCCTTCGAACCGATGGTGGCGATCACCTCGCTCTCGGGATCGAGCTCGACGTCGAACTGCTTCTTATAGCGCCGCGCGATGGCCTGGCGCAGCCCCTTGATCCCCTTGGAGACCGAATAGCCGTGATTGGCCCCATCCTGCGCCGCCTCGCACAGACGGTCGACGATGTGCTGCGGCGTGGGACCGTCGGGGTTGCCCATACCGAAATCGATAATGTCCTCGCCCCGCAGCCGGGCCTGGTATTTCAGCTCGTTGACGATGGCAAAAACATAGGGGGGAAGACGCTGAATGCGAGGAAATTCTTCCATTTGAGGGGCTCTGGCCGAAAACGCCGTGACCGACCGGCAGGTAATAGGGGGAGCAACCCCCACGCGGGGGCGCTTGGAAAGCCGTGGATGTTAGGAAGCCTGCCACCCCACCGCAAGCCAACCCCCCATTTTACGAAGAGAACCCTATCCCCCTTCAGGCACCCGACCCGGCAGCCACAACCCTTGACCCCCGCGATTCTTTGGCCATAATCCCGCCTCTTTTTTAAGACCGAACATCGCCCTGCACTCGTGGGGGCGTTCACGACTCGAATTTCTAATCAGTAGAGAGAATCGGAGGATTCCGGTGGCCAACCACGCATCCGCCAAGAAGCGCATCCGCCAGACTGCCAAGCGCAACGACCGCAACCGTGCCAACCGTTCGGCCCTGCGCACCGCCGTCAAAGGCTTCCGCAGCGCCGTTGAGACCGGTGGCGCCGACGCCACCAATTTGAGCGCTGCGATCTCCGCCATCGATGTGGCGGCCCGCAAGGGTGCAATCCCCCGCGCCCAGGCCAACCGGCGCAAGTCGCGTTTGGCTCAGCTGCTCAACAAGGCCGCTGCCGCCGCTTGATCGCGCTGGGCTCCCGCCCGACGCATCTTGAGCCCGACGCATCTTGAGATTCGGCCTACACATCCCTCCCCCGCAGGGGTGATGTGTAGGCCGATTTCTTTTGGCCCTTCCGCTTCGGAGGGATGATCCCCATGTCCAAAATCACCCGCGCCCTCGTTTCGGTCTCCGATAAGAACGGCATCCTCGACCTTGCCCGCTTTTTGGTGGATCGCGGGGTGGAGTTGCTCTCCACCGGCGGCACCGCCAAGGCGATCCGCGACGCCGGGCTGCCGGTCAAGGATGTCTCGGAGCACACCGGTTTTCCCGAGATGATGGACGGGCGGGTGAAAACCCTGCATCCGCGCATCCACGGCGGGTTGCTGGGGCTGCGCGATCACCC
Coding sequences:
- a CDS encoding homoserine dehydrogenase, giving the protein MKRLNIGVLGFGTIGTGVVKILAEQRDLIAQRSGVELVVTAIGDLDLTRDRGVDTSDIRLTNDARSIINDPEIDVVVELIGGYEPARTFVLEALQAGKHVVTANKALIAKHGMELFPVADSHGVTLAFEASVAGTIPIVKVLREGLAANPIRALYGIINGTCNYILSRMRDEGLPFEEVLADAQKLGYAEADPAFDIEGIDAAHKLAILGAIAFGTPIHFDQVSVEGITKITGQDVAYAEELGYRVKLLGIAKQAGDAVELRVHPTLLPASNPLAQVEGVFNAVLVDAQYADRTMYYGRGAGELPTASAVVADLIDIACGRQVAPLGVQPGVLRERPIRSQGEIECGYYLRLSVADRPGVLATLTRLLADQGVSIEAVRQYGRAEACEAVPLILTVHRTREAAFIKALDEIRAQPFVGADLTWMRIEEN
- a CDS encoding threonine synthase, with product MQYNGLIDRYRRFMPISEGEAIITLYEGATPLHEAYRLAKVIGATERGITVYLKFEGLNPTGSFKDRGMTMAVTRAYNDGAKAIICASTGNTSASAAAYAANCGIDAFVLIPEGKIALGKLSQAMLYGARIIQVRGNFDQALTIVRKISESSPIALVNSVNPDRLQGQKSAAFEVVDELGFVPDYHALPVGNAGNISAYWMGYTEYMNEGITNRRPSMLGFQAAGAAPFVVGHPIDNPETIATAIRIGKPASWDKAIAARDESGGVIDAVTDDEILEAYGLLARNEGVFCEPASAASVAGVMKMIQAGKIREGSKIVCTLTGNGLKDPDTAISQGGKPVTVDAEEGAVLKAIGL
- a CDS encoding alanine transaminase, whose translation is MEEFPRIQRLPPYVFAIVNELKYQARLRGEDIIDFGMGNPDGPTPQHIVDRLCEAAQDGANHGYSVSKGIKGLRQAIARRYKKQFDVELDPESEVIATIGSKEGLSHFMLATLGPGDSVLVPNPTYPIHTYGAVIAGADVRHVPMIPNDSDAFFEGLEQAVRDSWPRPKMLVLNFPHNPTAACVELPFFERVVDFAKEHKIIVVHDMAYADITFDGYKTPSFLQVKGAKDVGVEFYTMSKAYNMAGWRVGFMLGNERLVHALTRLKSYLDYGMFTPIQVAAAVALDSDESVVESIRQVYVERRKVLCEGLERAGWPIDWPKASMFVWARLPEQFRHLGSLEFTKQLLQEAHVAVAPGVGFGNLGDEYVRIAMIENEHRTRQAIRGIKKFLAKG
- a CDS encoding fructose-bisphosphatase, class II, whose product is MDRNLALELVRVTEAAALSAARLMGRGDEKAADQAAVDAMRRALNSINFDGTVVIGEGERDEAPMLYIGENVGLGSGPKVDIALDPLEGTTICATGGENALAVIAAAQGGHFLHAPDTYMDKIATGPEAAGVIDLDLSPEENVQRVAEAKGMYVEDVTVCILNRPRHQAIIDAVRKAGARIKLIQDGDVAGGIATAMPNSGVDLMIGTGGAPEGVITAAALKCLGGGFQGRLNFRNEEEKARALKMGVTDLNKKYDRDELAKGQVMFAATGVTDGNMLKGVRFHHGGATTFSVVMRSQSQTLRYVEADHRFDYKPHYR
- a CDS encoding 30S ribosomal protein S20 encodes the protein MANHASAKKRIRQTAKRNDRNRANRSALRTAVKGFRSAVETGGADATNLSAAISAIDVAARKGAIPRAQANRRKSRLAQLLNKAAAAA